From one Mycobacteriales bacterium genomic stretch:
- a CDS encoding helix-turn-helix domain-containing protein produces the protein MLEESAGQLVRTARKKAGLSQSELAARAGLTQSVISVYESGRRQPALPTLAALVAAAGYRLDVRLRRSDQPGSAISGPLGRRLRRHRAQLKRIAATEGVRVLGVFGSVARGEERPDSDIDLLVELPAEISLLQLGRLAERCQGLLGAAVDLVPEPDLKAGVRPRVLAELISL, from the coding sequence GTGCTGGAAGAGTCTGCGGGACAGCTGGTGCGCACCGCCCGGAAGAAGGCCGGCCTCTCCCAATCGGAGCTGGCTGCTCGGGCGGGACTGACCCAGAGCGTGATCAGCGTGTACGAGTCGGGGCGACGGCAACCGGCGCTGCCCACCTTGGCCGCGCTGGTCGCGGCCGCCGGCTACCGCCTGGACGTGCGGCTGCGCCGGTCCGACCAGCCCGGCAGCGCCATATCCGGCCCGCTGGGTCGTCGGCTGCGCCGGCACCGGGCTCAGCTGAAGCGAATCGCGGCGACCGAGGGGGTCCGGGTGCTCGGCGTGTTCGGCAGTGTCGCCCGCGGCGAGGAACGCCCAGACAGCGATATCGACCTGCTGGTCGAGTTGCCCGCCGAGATCAGTCTGCTTCAACTTGGCCGGCTAGCCGAACGGTGTCAGGGGCTGCTCGGCGCGGCGGTGGACCTGGTGCCGGAGCCGGATCTCAAAGCTGGGGTGCGTCCCCGCGTGCTAGCGGAACTGATCTCGCTGTGA
- a CDS encoding HepT-like ribonuclease domain-containing protein: MSRYPAQRPSDIAAAIAVIRTHLDRGELSDGLVFDAVRVRLIEIGEAVKGLDETLLASEPAIPWSHITGMRDQLAHRYFDTSHAIVSGTITHDLAELERAVQRLAERVGEE; encoded by the coding sequence GTGAGCCGCTACCCAGCCCAGCGGCCGTCCGACATCGCCGCCGCGATCGCCGTGATCCGCACCCACCTGGACCGCGGGGAGCTCTCCGACGGTTTGGTCTTCGACGCCGTCAGGGTCCGGTTGATCGAGATCGGCGAGGCCGTCAAGGGGCTGGACGAGACGCTGCTCGCCTCCGAACCGGCTATCCCCTGGTCGCACATCACCGGGATGCGGGATCAGCTCGCGCACCGATACTTCGACACCTCCCACGCCATCGTGTCGGGCACCATCACCCACGACCTCGCTGAACTTGAACGCGCCGTCCAGCGACTCGCCGAGCGAGTGGGAGAGGAATAG
- a CDS encoding methyltransferase domain-containing protein: MPVVRGPAGWERCSRFRSARRLGVDFSGVALEQARSSAVRLLPAGRGEFRLGTLIATGVPAGVADGLMCVDAVQFADPPLAALSEFRRVLACGGRLAVTCWEACDPLDERVLPRLRCVNLRRDLPAVGFVDIQVSDMPEWRQAERAMWEAVVAAWADSDAAVQALQAEGRRSLEAFDSLRRVFATASAP, encoded by the coding sequence GTGCCAGTCGTTCGAGGACCGGCAGGGTGGGAAAGGTGCTCCCGCTTTCGAAGCGCGCGACGGCTGGGGGTGGACTTCTCCGGAGTTGCCCTCGAACAGGCCAGGTCGAGCGCCGTCCGGCTCCTGCCCGCCGGTCGTGGTGAGTTTCGACTCGGAACACTGATCGCGACGGGCGTGCCGGCGGGCGTCGCGGACGGGCTGATGTGCGTGGACGCCGTGCAGTTCGCCGATCCGCCGCTGGCCGCGCTGAGCGAGTTCCGTCGGGTGCTGGCTTGCGGGGGCCGTCTCGCGGTGACCTGCTGGGAGGCGTGCGACCCATTGGACGAACGGGTCCTCCCGCGCCTTCGGTGCGTGAACCTGCGCCGGGACCTGCCGGCGGTGGGTTTCGTTGATATTCAGGTATCCGACATGCCGGAGTGGCGGCAGGCCGAGCGGGCGATGTGGGAGGCGGTCGTCGCCGCCTGGGCTGATTCGGATGCGGCTGTGCAGGCCCTGCAGGCTGAGGGTCGACGCTCCCTCGAGGCGTTCGACTCGCTCCGGCGCGTCTTCGCGACCGCCTCCGCGCCCTGA
- a CDS encoding S53 family peptidase, which produces MARIVATAPREGTPMFRARHLSTLTALAGVVLLTGLAGAPGLAAAASPSAAGQPTQVLSTDVLPGLSGLGSTPTPANTPVEVGITLANPNAAAQNALWTEIYTKGSPEYHHFLTPAQVAQDFGGPAATFAPLLSWATRDGLRPAYLANTREYLMLQGTVGQAERTFSVSIRTFTRKGSTFFANSNGPTVPAGLDVAGVIGLNNLLRSHTFNHRPPSSAPHGPTPSQGICAGSECVGLTTPQDLWSIYGQPTNLSDATQDFGQGQQMGVLGEGAVSSVVTDLRAFEKEFSLPQIPITIHSVGDDFQDTSGSGEWDIDSQATTGMAPKAFGETWYFAKDLTDASVLGDIQAFQGDTSGPMQANASFGECEEDPTSPVTQGGAGTGLGGLAGTAGVEFTTESNNALQQANLEGKTLFASTGDTGSSCPVVFAAVIGAGNGVANQGYPETNYPASSPYVTAVGGTVLYGTQNTATPPASNSTRAQETSWTFTGGGNTFYIPEPAYQKGITLLDTQDCVSQPNGTPYASPTPCRGIPDVAAQSGDVASNGYAVTMGGTADSQGAGTSLSSPLWVGMWTRIQAAAKTQTNGMNTLGFANPVLYTIGQNPTQDAADFFDLGGGASSPPTSDGYYTNLPRSPADPPGWDYLSGLGSPNVTALGKDATGNTSFTPTNTTAAPAAQDCGQPGLNPCSTGGTGATCSVTSGLWTNPPHTASDTFGNSDPQLSLLAGAMSVTADNSELRAFLTVTNLQESVPTGAGAAQWYALWTYGATTYFADATLSAVPGSTPTYGDGTVTTTGGAHQFNQSANTNDTGHFTLGPNGVVEIDVPLANIGNPPLGSVLSLPSGETYIEVGSSQVGGALEKVDSGGPVCDYTLGGVPSAIAPEAPVAVLVPVAGLAVVGGLLLVRRRRAHRAG; this is translated from the coding sequence GTGGCTCGCATCGTGGCGACCGCGCCCAGGGAGGGAACCCCGATGTTCCGTGCTCGCCACCTGTCGACCCTGACCGCCCTGGCCGGGGTGGTCCTGCTGACCGGGCTCGCGGGCGCCCCCGGGCTGGCCGCCGCCGCGTCGCCGTCGGCCGCCGGCCAGCCAACGCAGGTGCTGAGCACCGACGTGCTGCCGGGCCTTTCCGGGCTGGGCTCGACGCCGACCCCGGCGAACACGCCGGTCGAAGTCGGCATCACGCTCGCGAACCCGAACGCGGCTGCCCAGAACGCGCTGTGGACCGAGATCTACACGAAGGGCAGCCCGGAATACCACCACTTCCTCACCCCCGCCCAGGTGGCGCAGGACTTCGGCGGCCCGGCCGCGACGTTCGCCCCGCTGCTGTCCTGGGCGACCCGCGACGGGTTGCGTCCGGCCTACCTGGCCAACACCCGTGAGTACCTGATGCTGCAGGGAACGGTCGGGCAGGCCGAGCGGACGTTCAGCGTCTCGATCCGGACGTTCACCCGCAAGGGCAGCACGTTCTTCGCGAACAGCAACGGACCGACGGTCCCGGCCGGGCTGGACGTCGCCGGCGTGATCGGGCTGAACAACCTGCTCCGCTCGCACACGTTCAACCACCGGCCGCCGAGCAGCGCGCCGCACGGCCCCACCCCCAGCCAGGGGATCTGTGCCGGCTCGGAGTGCGTCGGGCTGACCACCCCCCAGGACCTGTGGTCGATCTACGGCCAGCCGACGAACCTGTCCGACGCGACCCAGGACTTCGGCCAGGGCCAGCAGATGGGTGTGCTCGGCGAAGGCGCGGTGTCCAGCGTGGTGACCGACCTGCGCGCCTTCGAGAAGGAGTTCTCGCTGCCGCAGATCCCGATCACGATCCACTCGGTCGGCGACGACTTCCAGGACACCTCCGGCAGCGGGGAATGGGACATCGACAGCCAGGCCACCACCGGCATGGCGCCCAAGGCGTTCGGCGAGACCTGGTACTTCGCCAAGGACCTCACCGACGCGTCCGTGCTCGGCGACATCCAGGCCTTCCAGGGGGACACCAGCGGCCCGATGCAGGCGAACGCCTCCTTCGGCGAGTGTGAGGAGGACCCGACCAGCCCGGTGACCCAGGGCGGCGCCGGGACCGGCCTCGGCGGCCTGGCCGGGACCGCGGGCGTGGAGTTCACCACCGAGTCGAACAACGCGCTGCAGCAGGCCAACCTCGAGGGCAAGACGCTCTTCGCCTCCACCGGCGACACCGGCTCGTCCTGCCCGGTCGTGTTCGCGGCGGTGATCGGCGCGGGCAACGGGGTGGCGAACCAGGGCTACCCGGAGACCAACTACCCGGCCTCGAGCCCGTACGTGACCGCGGTCGGCGGCACCGTGCTCTACGGCACGCAGAACACCGCGACCCCCCCGGCGTCGAACTCCACCCGCGCGCAGGAGACCTCCTGGACGTTCACCGGCGGCGGCAACACCTTCTACATCCCGGAGCCGGCCTACCAGAAGGGCATCACCCTGCTGGACACCCAGGACTGCGTGAGCCAGCCGAACGGCACGCCGTACGCGAGCCCGACGCCCTGCCGCGGCATCCCGGACGTGGCCGCCCAGTCCGGGGACGTCGCCTCCAACGGCTACGCGGTCACGATGGGTGGCACCGCCGACTCCCAAGGGGCCGGCACCAGCCTCTCCTCGCCGCTGTGGGTCGGGATGTGGACCCGGATCCAGGCAGCGGCGAAGACGCAGACCAACGGCATGAACACCCTCGGCTTCGCCAACCCGGTGCTGTACACGATCGGTCAGAACCCGACGCAGGACGCGGCGGACTTCTTCGACCTCGGCGGCGGCGCCTCCAGCCCACCGACCTCGGACGGCTACTACACGAACCTGCCGCGCAGCCCCGCCGACCCGCCCGGCTGGGACTACCTGTCCGGGCTGGGCTCGCCGAACGTCACCGCGCTCGGCAAGGACGCGACCGGCAACACCTCGTTCACCCCGACGAACACGACGGCCGCACCCGCGGCACAGGACTGCGGTCAGCCCGGGCTGAATCCGTGCTCCACCGGCGGGACCGGCGCGACCTGCTCGGTGACCAGCGGCCTGTGGACGAACCCCCCGCACACCGCGAGCGACACCTTCGGCAACAGCGACCCGCAGCTCTCGCTGCTCGCCGGCGCGATGAGCGTCACCGCGGACAACAGCGAGCTGCGGGCGTTCCTCACCGTCACGAACCTGCAGGAGTCCGTGCCCACCGGCGCGGGGGCCGCGCAGTGGTACGCGCTGTGGACCTATGGCGCCACGACCTACTTCGCCGACGCCACGCTGTCCGCCGTACCGGGCTCCACCCCCACGTACGGGGACGGGACGGTCACCACGACGGGGGGCGCGCACCAGTTCAACCAGTCGGCGAACACCAACGACACCGGGCACTTCACGCTCGGCCCGAACGGCGTCGTGGAGATCGACGTCCCGCTGGCCAACATCGGCAACCCGCCGCTCGGCAGCGTGCTGTCCCTGCCGTCGGGCGAGACCTACATCGAGGTCGGCTCGTCGCAGGTCGGCGGGGCGCTGGAGAAGGTCGACAGCGGCGGACCGGTCTGCGACTACACGCTCGGCGGCGTCCCCTCGGCCATCGCCCCGGAGGCGCCGGTGGCCGTGCTGGTCCCGGTCGCCGGGCTGGCCGTCGTCGGCGGGCTGCTCCTGGTCCGTCGTCGTCGCGCGCACCGGGCCGGCTGA
- a CDS encoding glycosyltransferase, giving the protein MTAQTTAARAPRPRTPGRSTPPLRLTVRRPEEVTREAVRGLADGRPELSAEHTLTRTQGRGLVATGIGLVVVLTIFPVLTLQCLMGLATAMYFASLGYRLAAIRRGMRENTMVSVSDEVALAAAPARLPRYTVLVPAYHEAEVIKDLLASIASLDYPPNKLQVLVLVEPEDKATLAAVRAAEPPRYVRVMVVPQSQPRTKPKACNVGLAFATGELITIFDAEDRPEPLQLRRAAVALENLPAHVVCLQSRLGYYNGKQNLITRWFTGEYATWFGHLLPGVVSLGAPLPLGGTSNHMRVDVLRELGGWDPFNVTEDADLGIRLHRSGYRTMVLDSLTLEEANSDFVNWAKQRSRWYKGYLQTWLVHMRHPGTVRRQIGWRGLLGLNLFVAGTPLLALINPIFWFMVLLFFVGRVHGVATLFPAPVYYPAMICWLFGNTAVVYFGVLSLRAIGRQDLVPAAIVIPLYWVMMSIAAAKAALQLALTPSFWEKTTHGLLHTARRPESGT; this is encoded by the coding sequence GTGACGGCGCAGACGACGGCGGCCCGGGCCCCCCGCCCGCGGACGCCCGGACGATCGACGCCACCGCTGCGGCTCACCGTCCGACGGCCGGAGGAGGTGACCCGGGAGGCGGTCCGCGGGCTGGCCGACGGCCGGCCCGAGCTGTCCGCGGAGCACACCTTGACCCGAACGCAGGGCCGCGGCCTGGTCGCTACCGGGATCGGCCTCGTCGTGGTGCTGACGATCTTTCCAGTGCTCACCCTGCAGTGCCTGATGGGCCTCGCCACCGCGATGTACTTCGCGTCGCTCGGCTACCGGCTCGCGGCCATCCGCCGCGGCATGCGGGAGAACACGATGGTGAGCGTCTCCGACGAGGTGGCGCTCGCGGCCGCCCCGGCAAGGCTGCCGCGGTACACGGTCCTGGTGCCGGCCTACCACGAAGCCGAGGTGATCAAGGATCTGCTCGCCAGCATCGCCTCGCTCGACTACCCGCCGAACAAGCTCCAGGTCCTCGTGCTGGTCGAGCCGGAGGACAAGGCGACGCTCGCGGCGGTCCGAGCCGCCGAGCCGCCGCGGTACGTGCGGGTGATGGTCGTCCCCCAGTCGCAGCCGCGCACGAAGCCAAAGGCCTGCAACGTGGGGTTGGCGTTCGCGACCGGCGAACTCATCACGATCTTCGACGCCGAGGACCGCCCCGAGCCGCTTCAGCTGCGCCGGGCCGCGGTGGCGTTGGAGAACCTCCCCGCGCACGTGGTGTGCTTGCAGTCCCGGCTCGGCTATTACAACGGCAAGCAGAACCTGATCACCCGCTGGTTCACCGGTGAGTACGCGACCTGGTTCGGCCACCTGCTCCCCGGGGTCGTGAGCCTGGGTGCCCCCCTTCCGCTCGGCGGCACGTCGAACCACATGCGGGTGGACGTGCTGCGGGAGCTAGGCGGGTGGGATCCGTTCAACGTCACCGAAGACGCCGACCTGGGGATCCGGCTGCACCGATCGGGCTACCGGACCATGGTGCTGGACTCGCTCACGCTCGAGGAGGCCAACTCCGACTTCGTGAACTGGGCGAAGCAGCGCAGCCGTTGGTACAAGGGCTACCTGCAGACCTGGCTCGTGCACATGCGCCACCCCGGCACCGTCCGCCGACAGATCGGCTGGCGCGGCCTGCTCGGCCTGAACCTGTTCGTCGCCGGCACGCCGCTGCTCGCGTTGATCAACCCGATCTTCTGGTTCATGGTCCTGCTCTTCTTCGTCGGCCGGGTCCACGGCGTGGCCACCCTGTTCCCCGCGCCGGTCTACTACCCGGCGATGATCTGCTGGCTCTTCGGGAACACCGCCGTCGTCTACTTCGGGGTGCTGAGCCTTCGAGCGATCGGCCGGCAGGACCTGGTCCCGGCCGCGATCGTCATCCCGCTGTACTGGGTCATGATGTCGATCGCCGCCGCCAAGGCCGCGCTGCAGCTCGCGCTGACCCCCTCGTTCTGGGAGAAGACCACGCACGGGCTGCTGCATACCGCGCGGCGCCCGGAGTCTGGGACATGA
- a CDS encoding exosortase/archaeosortase family protein encodes MAVAQGTGAPDGVAGSTGWLAGPLGGVAAAARALGGFVASSPWGRLAALVCAVGLAYHYSLMTLLRTLGLDTPLAYLGLIPMIALAVAALRSHPDEGEPQIHDRQVDFIIGLPLLFAAVGIVLFMPDRMSTLFWYYRVDLLSLPLFTAGAIALFFGVRTLWRCRLAVLLLAFAWPLPYTWALNRGLDRFTGLTLGVLHALVQHVPVAQALAGGDGSEFLVGHGRSAFEVSVASACAGVDSFLGFFLIGATCLGFLQGGRLRKLGWLVSGLVLVYALNIGRIMLIFWAGSALGEHFAMDGLHPFIGLALFCLGVLLMVLLLPRYGLRLRPISIKRHPRRQSAPPWLATSGLRTAGAILAVTAVVLGVANAGLSRYTLVASDLGAPRLTAFETDPAQVPGWTVDAVGTFTWTARFFGTGSSWIRYQYLPRTSDEPTSVIADVVTTADLGSFNAYGIQACYNFHGFGVSAPDSRTLGGGVEGTLLTFRDPNLPEDWMSLSWVWPVRTPHGTRYERIVLLAPVQGAYLAGNGSATVRSTGSSPTTGVSSATRAAARDFLVHFARAVVQARAAGSATGAAGSSGGTVTSALGVR; translated from the coding sequence ATGGCGGTCGCGCAGGGAACCGGGGCGCCGGACGGCGTCGCCGGGTCGACGGGCTGGCTGGCCGGGCCGCTCGGAGGTGTCGCGGCCGCGGCCCGCGCGCTCGGCGGGTTCGTCGCCAGCTCCCCCTGGGGCCGGCTGGCCGCGCTGGTCTGTGCCGTCGGGCTCGCCTACCACTACTCGCTGATGACGCTGCTGCGCACGTTGGGGCTCGACACCCCCCTCGCCTACCTCGGCCTGATCCCGATGATCGCCCTGGCCGTCGCGGCACTGCGGAGCCATCCCGACGAGGGCGAACCGCAGATCCACGACCGCCAGGTCGACTTCATCATCGGGCTGCCGCTGCTGTTCGCGGCCGTGGGGATCGTGCTGTTCATGCCGGATCGAATGTCGACGCTGTTCTGGTACTACCGGGTCGACCTGCTCTCGCTGCCACTGTTCACCGCCGGCGCGATCGCCCTGTTCTTCGGTGTGCGCACACTCTGGCGGTGCCGGCTAGCGGTCCTCCTGCTGGCCTTCGCCTGGCCGCTGCCCTACACCTGGGCACTCAACCGCGGTCTCGACCGCTTCACCGGGCTCACGCTCGGAGTGTTGCACGCGCTCGTCCAGCACGTGCCGGTCGCGCAGGCGCTCGCCGGCGGTGACGGTTCGGAGTTCCTGGTCGGGCACGGCCGCAGCGCGTTCGAGGTCAGCGTCGCGTCGGCCTGCGCAGGCGTCGACTCGTTCCTGGGCTTCTTCCTGATCGGCGCCACCTGCCTGGGCTTCCTCCAGGGCGGCCGGCTGCGCAAGCTCGGCTGGCTGGTCAGCGGGCTGGTCCTCGTCTACGCGCTGAACATCGGCCGGATCATGCTGATCTTCTGGGCTGGCTCGGCGCTGGGCGAGCATTTCGCGATGGACGGGCTGCACCCGTTCATCGGGCTCGCGCTGTTCTGCCTCGGCGTGCTCCTGATGGTGCTGCTGCTGCCGCGTTACGGGCTGCGGTTGCGGCCGATCTCGATCAAGCGGCATCCCCGGCGGCAGAGCGCACCGCCGTGGCTGGCGACCTCCGGGCTGCGCACCGCCGGCGCGATCCTCGCGGTCACGGCGGTCGTGCTCGGTGTGGCGAACGCCGGACTGTCCCGGTACACGCTGGTCGCGAGCGATCTCGGCGCGCCCCGGCTCACCGCGTTCGAGACCGACCCGGCGCAGGTGCCGGGCTGGACGGTGGACGCCGTCGGTACCTTCACCTGGACCGCGCGCTTCTTCGGCACCGGCTCGAGCTGGATCCGCTACCAGTACCTGCCGCGCACCTCGGACGAGCCGACCTCGGTGATCGCCGACGTGGTGACCACCGCCGACCTCGGCTCGTTCAACGCCTACGGGATCCAGGCCTGCTACAACTTCCACGGCTTCGGGGTGTCCGCCCCGGACAGCCGCACCCTGGGCGGTGGGGTGGAGGGCACCCTGCTCACCTTCCGTGACCCCAACCTGCCGGAAGACTGGATGAGCCTGTCCTGGGTGTGGCCGGTGCGCACCCCGCACGGCACCCGTTACGAGCGGATCGTCCTGCTGGCGCCGGTGCAGGGCGCCTACCTGGCCGGGAACGGCTCGGCGACCGTCCGGTCCACCGGGTCGTCGCCCACGACGGGGGTCAGCTCCGCGACCCGAGCCGCCGCCCGCGACTTCCTCGTCCACTTCGCCCGTGCCGTCGTGCAGGCCCGGGCGGCCGGCTCGGCCACCGGTGCCGCCGGGTCCTCCGGCGGCACCGTCACGTCCGCGCTCGGCGTTCGTTAG